From Micromonospora auratinigra:
CCGGCGCCGCTCGGCCGAACCGGCCCTGCCGCCGGGCCAGTACCTGACCGAGGACTTCCCGGTGCTCTCCGCCGGACCGACCCCCAAGGTGCCCCTGGACACCTGGGAGTTCGTGCTGAGCACCGAGACGGGCGCGGAGTTCCGCTGGAACTGGGCCGAGCTGACCGGCCTGCCGCAGGAGACGCCCACCGTCGACCTGCACTGCGTCACCCGCTGGTCGAAGCTCGGCACCAGCTGGCAGGGCGTCTCGCTGGACCTGCTGCTCGACGGCGTCGACACCGCCGCCCGGTACGCGCTGGTCCACTCGTACGGCGGCTACACCACCAACCTGCCGCTGGACGACCTGCGCGGCGGCCGGGCCTGGGTGGCGCACCGCTACGACGGCGCCCCGCTCGCCGCCGAGCACGGCGGGCCGGCGCGGCTGCTGGTGCCGCACCTCTACCTGTGGAAGTCGGCGAAGTGGGTGCGCGGCATCCGGCTGCTCGTCGACGACCAGCCGGGCTTCTGGGAGACCGCCGGCTACCACGACTACGGCGACCCGTGGCGCGAGCAGCGCTACCAGGGCGACTGAGGTGGCCGCGCCGCTGACCTGGCGGGTGGCCCGGCTCGCCGAGCGGCGGGTGGAGACCCCGACCGCGCAGACGCTGGTGCTGGAGGTGCCGGGCTGGCCCGGTCACCTGCCGGGGCAGCACGTCGACGTGCGCCTCACCGCGCCCGACGGCTACCAGGCGGCCCGCTCGTACTCGCTGGCCGGGCCCGCGGAGGGGGAGCGGATCAGCCTGACCGTGCAGACGGTGCCGGACGGGGAGGTGTCGCCGTACCTCACCGAGGTCTGGGCGTCGGGCGACCCGGTGGAGGTGCGCGGCCCGGTCGGCGGGTGGTTCGTCTGGCGCACCGACGAGACCGCGCCGGTGCTGCTGGTGGCCGGCGGTTCCGGCGTCGTGCCGCTGATGGCCATGGTCCGCGCCCGCCGGGCGGCCGGCAGCCGGGCGCCCTTCCGCCTCGTCTACTCGGTACGCACCCCGGACGACGTGATCTACGCCGACGAGCTGCGCCGCCGGGCCCGCGACGACCAGGGTCTCGACGTCGCGTACGTCTACACCAGGGCGGCCCCGGAGGGCTGGCGCGGCGAGCCGCACCGGATCGGTCTGGCGGATGTCAACACCCACGGCTGGCCGCCCGACCTGGAGCCGCTCTGCTACGTCTGCGGCCCGACCGGCTTCGTGGAGACCGTCGCCGACCTGCTGGTGGGGCTGGGCCACCCGACCCGGCGGATCCGCACCGAGCGGTTCGGCCCGACCGGGTGACGAGCGAGGAGGACCGATGACCGAGATGTCCTACCTGGACGGCAACATGCTCGACGGGCCGCTGCGTGAGCTGTTCGCGGTGGACCTGAGCGCCGCCACCGGGCGCTGCGACCACTGCGGGATGGTCGGGCCGATGGCGGGCCTGCACGTCTTCTCGCACGCGCCGGGCCTGGTCGGTCGCTGCCCGAACTGCACCGAGGTGATGCTCCGGCTGGTCCGCGCCCCCGACCGGGCCTGGCTGGACCTGCGTGGCGCGACCTTCCTCCAGGTGCCGCTGCCGCTCGACCAGGCCCGCCCGCCACTGCGGTAGGCGAGCCGGTCCGGTTGCCCCCGTGACGGTGCGCCGCCCGGGCCGTCAGGCCGGCTGCACCTCGTCGAAGAGGGCGAGGGCCTGGGCCGGATCCGGGCTCACCAGGCGCTCGAGGCCGGCCGCCGTGACTCGCGCCCACCGGCCGGCCCGGGTCCACATCCGTTCCTCGAAGGCGCGCACGGCCCCGTCGAGGTCCGCCGGGTCGGCGGCGACGGCCTCGGCCAGCTCGGCGCCGTCCAGCATGGCGAGGTTCGCGCCCGCCCCCAGCGGGGGCATCAGGTGGGCGGCGTCGCCCAGCAGGGTCACCCCGCGCACGTGCGGCCAGGTGTGGTCCACGGGCAGGACGTGCAGGGGGCGCAGGGCGAAGCCGGCGCCGTGGCGGAGCAGGTCCAGGACGGGATCGGCCCAGCCGTCGAAGAGCGCCAGCAGGTGGGACCGCAGCAGCCCGGCATCGGCCGGGTCCAGGTCCGCGGACCGGTCCAGCGGGGCGCGGAACTGGGCGTACACCTTGACGTGGCCACCGCTGTTGCGCTGGGCGACGAGAGCACGGTTCACCCCGTACACCGCCATCGAGCCGTCGCCGACCAGGCGGGCCAGCTGGGGGTGGCGGGTGTCGACGTCGTCGAGGGAGGTCTCGACGGCGGTGACGCCGGTGTAGTGCGGCGTCGCCGGCGAGACCGCCGGACGGACCCGGGACCAGGCGCCGTCCGCGCCCACCACGAGGTCGAACGGCTCCTGCCGCCCGTCCGCGTAGCGCACCAGCACGCCGTCCGGGGTCCCCGGCGTCACCCGGGTCACGCCCCGGCCCCAGCGCACGTCGAGCGGGCCGCGCAGCAGGTCCCGCAGCTGTCCACGGTCGATCTCCGGGTTGGCCCGGTCACCGGGGCGGGGTCGCCAGTCGCGCAGCACGGTGCCGTCGGTGCCCAGGATCCGCATGGCCTGCCCCTCGGGGCGGGACAGGGCCTCGAACTCCGCCCGCAGCCCCGCCTTGTCCAGCGCGAGCTGGCCGAGCCCTTCGTGCAGGTCCAGCGTGCCGCCCGGCGGCCGGGCGTCGGGGGCGGGATCGCGTTCGAGGACGGCGACCCGGTGACCGTGGCGGTGCAGGACCCGGGCGAAGGTCAGCCCGCCGGGGCCACCCCCGACCACCGCGATACGCTGTCTCATGCCGATACACTGTATTGGTTCGGTACGATCCAGGGCAACAGGAAGGGCGTGGCCATGACGGTGTGGGACCGGCCCGAGCCGCCCGCCGCCCCCGTACCGCTCGACCGGCAGCGGATCGTCGCCGCCGCCGTCGCGCTGGCCGACGAGGGCGGCCTGGCGGCGGTGTCGGTGCGCAAGGTGGCCGCCCGGCTGAACGCCGGCCCGATGCGGCTGTACGGCCACCTCGCCACCAAGCAGGAGCTGTTCGACCTCATGGTGGACGAGGTGCAGGCCGAGATCCTCCCCACCGAGCAACCCGCCGACTGGCGGGCGGCACTGCACGGTCTCGCCCACCGCACCCGGCGCGCCGTGCTGCGCCACGAGTGGCTGGCCGACCTGCTCGGTGACCGACCGACCCTGGGGCCGAACGGCCTCGCCGTCACCGAGGCCACGCTGGCCGCCTTCGACGAGCGCACCGACATCGACACCGTGCTGCGCGCCGTGGAGACGGTCAGCAACTACGTCACCGGCGCGGTCCGGCGCGAGATCGCGAACCTGCGGGCCACCCGCGCCACCGGGCTGTCCAAGCGCGACTGGCAGCGCGCCCACGGCCCGCACGTGACCCGGCTGCTGGCCACCGGCCGGTTCCCGGCCCTGGCCCGGGCGGTGCACGACGGCACCGACACCGACGCCGAGACCTCCTTCGCCACCGGTCTGGACTGGGTCCTCGACGCCGTGGCCGCCAGACTCGCCCGGCCGCCGGGCTGACCCCGTCGGGCGCGACAAGACCGGCGGGCCGCCGCCGCGCGATGACGCCACCGGACACCGGTGGGCCGATCCCGGCGGCGGCCCGGAAACCCGGTCGCCACCGGCCGGCCGGCCGCACTAGCCTCGCCGGCCATGACCTACCTGCATCCGCTGGCGTTCCTGCTCGGCCTCGAAGGGGTGGCCCTGCTCCGGGCCACCGCCGGGGACGACGGGTTGGACCGC
This genomic window contains:
- a CDS encoding sulfite oxidase-like oxidoreductase, whose translation is MGIVSPGFQGRRRSAEPALPPGQYLTEDFPVLSAGPTPKVPLDTWEFVLSTETGAEFRWNWAELTGLPQETPTVDLHCVTRWSKLGTSWQGVSLDLLLDGVDTAARYALVHSYGGYTTNLPLDDLRGGRAWVAHRYDGAPLAAEHGGPARLLVPHLYLWKSAKWVRGIRLLVDDQPGFWETAGYHDYGDPWREQRYQGD
- a CDS encoding ferredoxin reductase — protein: MAAPLTWRVARLAERRVETPTAQTLVLEVPGWPGHLPGQHVDVRLTAPDGYQAARSYSLAGPAEGERISLTVQTVPDGEVSPYLTEVWASGDPVEVRGPVGGWFVWRTDETAPVLLVAGGSGVVPLMAMVRARRAAGSRAPFRLVYSVRTPDDVIYADELRRRARDDQGLDVAYVYTRAAPEGWRGEPHRIGLADVNTHGWPPDLEPLCYVCGPTGFVETVADLLVGLGHPTRRIRTERFGPTG
- a CDS encoding DUF6510 family protein yields the protein MTEMSYLDGNMLDGPLRELFAVDLSAATGRCDHCGMVGPMAGLHVFSHAPGLVGRCPNCTEVMLRLVRAPDRAWLDLRGATFLQVPLPLDQARPPLR
- a CDS encoding FAD-dependent oxidoreductase translates to MRQRIAVVGGGPGGLTFARVLHRHGHRVAVLERDPAPDARPPGGTLDLHEGLGQLALDKAGLRAEFEALSRPEGQAMRILGTDGTVLRDWRPRPGDRANPEIDRGQLRDLLRGPLDVRWGRGVTRVTPGTPDGVLVRYADGRQEPFDLVVGADGAWSRVRPAVSPATPHYTGVTAVETSLDDVDTRHPQLARLVGDGSMAVYGVNRALVAQRNSGGHVKVYAQFRAPLDRSADLDPADAGLLRSHLLALFDGWADPVLDLLRHGAGFALRPLHVLPVDHTWPHVRGVTLLGDAAHLMPPLGAGANLAMLDGAELAEAVAADPADLDGAVRAFEERMWTRAGRWARVTAAGLERLVSPDPAQALALFDEVQPA
- a CDS encoding TetR/AcrR family transcriptional regulator — encoded protein: MTVWDRPEPPAAPVPLDRQRIVAAAVALADEGGLAAVSVRKVAARLNAGPMRLYGHLATKQELFDLMVDEVQAEILPTEQPADWRAALHGLAHRTRRAVLRHEWLADLLGDRPTLGPNGLAVTEATLAAFDERTDIDTVLRAVETVSNYVTGAVRREIANLRATRATGLSKRDWQRAHGPHVTRLLATGRFPALARAVHDGTDTDAETSFATGLDWVLDAVAARLARPPG